The proteins below are encoded in one region of Rhizobium sp. 9140:
- a CDS encoding DeoR/GlpR family DNA-binding transcription regulator, with product MKADARRDEIADYIMQAGQARIEDLVTHFGVSRMTIHRHVDRLAHQGVLRKLHGTVTVQPSGLYESAFRYRETVGKAEKAALARAALAHVEPGQAVMLDDSTTGAALADLLAGVRPLTVITNGLVSTNRLIDNDEIEVLCLGGTYHRTFNAFIGLTTERAVAALRANVFFCSASAVEGGTAFIQDAQVTKVKQAMMAAASRRILLLDASKFGKVALNVFADLTAFDAVLATDRLADSVRADLLARGVPLSITKTGRTS from the coding sequence ATGAAGGCCGATGCGCGCCGGGACGAGATCGCCGACTACATCATGCAGGCCGGACAGGCACGCATCGAGGATCTCGTCACGCATTTCGGCGTGTCACGCATGACGATCCACCGCCATGTCGACCGGCTCGCCCACCAGGGCGTGCTGCGCAAACTGCACGGCACCGTCACCGTTCAGCCATCCGGCCTTTACGAGAGCGCCTTCCGTTACCGCGAAACCGTCGGCAAGGCGGAGAAGGCAGCGCTGGCGCGCGCCGCCCTTGCCCATGTGGAGCCGGGACAGGCGGTGATGCTCGACGACAGCACCACCGGTGCCGCTCTCGCCGACCTTCTCGCCGGCGTGCGACCGCTGACGGTGATCACCAACGGGCTTGTCTCCACCAACCGGCTGATCGACAACGACGAAATCGAGGTGCTCTGCCTCGGCGGCACCTATCACCGCACGTTCAACGCTTTCATCGGCCTGACGACGGAGCGCGCCGTGGCAGCGTTGCGGGCCAACGTGTTCTTCTGCTCGGCCTCGGCGGTGGAAGGCGGCACGGCGTTCATCCAGGATGCGCAGGTGACCAAGGTCAAGCAGGCGATGATGGCCGCGGCCTCACGCCGTATCCTGCTGCTCGACGCCTCCAAATTCGGCAAGGTGGCCCTGAACGTCTTTGCCGATCTCACGGCCTTCGATGCCGTGCTGGCCACCGACCGGCTGGCAGACAGCGTCCGCGCCGATCTTCTTGCACGCGGCGTTCCCCTCAGCATTACCAAGACAGGCAGGACATCATGA
- a CDS encoding FGGY-family carbohydrate kinase: protein MDCLLGIDNGLTVTKAVVFRPDGTPISVARRRVAQSLPHPRWVERDMDGLWAATAEAIREAITTAGCRPSDIKAVAATAHGDGVYVLGRDSRPLGPGILSLDSRAGALSDAWNATEIAARALELTGQSPHASAPSAILAWIRDNQPERFAGIGHVLACKDWLRFCLTGTIGTDRTEASISFTNVATQAFDREALSLFGLDSLWNALPDMAPSAAIVGGVTAAASALTGLLEGTPVAAGLHDVTASALGIGGHETGLLSIVAGTYSINEVVTDRPVTDPRWHCRSAIEPGQWNNMAVSPASTANYDWFLDQFCRAEQSEAAKGSIGVHELLKPELDAAFGRPSDILFHPYLFGSPYGSTASAGFFGVHGWHGRGDMLKAVLEGIVFNHKAHVDDLRSVMPITEARISGGGARNPALSQMFADALDLPVHVTSADEAAAWGAALTAGAAIGVYDSPQAGARQTTTILRSHTPDAERRAALSARYTLYREMAEAMQPHWRAIERLAEGSRKAIAT, encoded by the coding sequence ATGGATTGCCTGCTCGGCATCGACAATGGGCTGACCGTGACGAAGGCCGTCGTCTTCCGGCCGGATGGAACGCCGATTTCCGTGGCGCGGCGCCGGGTCGCGCAGTCTCTTCCGCATCCGCGCTGGGTGGAGCGCGATATGGATGGGCTCTGGGCTGCTACGGCCGAGGCGATCCGCGAAGCGATTACGACAGCCGGCTGCCGTCCGTCCGACATCAAGGCGGTCGCTGCGACGGCGCATGGCGATGGCGTCTATGTGCTTGGCCGCGACAGCCGGCCGCTCGGGCCTGGCATCCTGTCGCTCGACAGCCGCGCGGGCGCATTGTCCGATGCTTGGAACGCGACGGAGATCGCCGCGCGGGCGCTCGAACTCACCGGCCAGTCTCCGCATGCGTCCGCGCCATCGGCCATCCTTGCCTGGATTCGCGACAACCAGCCGGAACGGTTCGCCGGCATCGGTCATGTGCTGGCCTGCAAGGACTGGCTCCGCTTCTGCCTGACCGGCACGATCGGTACGGACCGGACGGAGGCGAGCATTTCCTTCACGAATGTCGCGACGCAGGCCTTCGACCGCGAGGCGCTGTCGCTTTTCGGCCTGGATTCCTTATGGAACGCGCTTCCCGACATGGCGCCTTCGGCCGCGATCGTCGGCGGTGTCACGGCGGCGGCCTCCGCGCTGACGGGGCTTCTGGAGGGAACGCCCGTCGCTGCCGGGCTGCACGACGTGACGGCCTCGGCATTAGGGATCGGCGGGCATGAGACGGGCTTGCTATCGATCGTTGCCGGCACCTATTCGATCAACGAGGTGGTGACGGACCGGCCGGTCACCGATCCGCGCTGGCACTGCCGCAGCGCCATCGAGCCCGGGCAGTGGAACAACATGGCCGTGTCCCCGGCATCCACCGCGAATTACGACTGGTTCCTCGACCAGTTCTGCCGCGCCGAGCAGAGCGAAGCCGCGAAAGGCAGCATTGGCGTTCATGAGCTTCTGAAGCCGGAACTCGATGCCGCCTTCGGTCGTCCGTCCGATATTCTGTTCCATCCCTACCTGTTCGGTTCGCCTTATGGCAGCACGGCGAGCGCCGGCTTTTTCGGCGTTCACGGCTGGCACGGTCGCGGCGACATGCTGAAGGCCGTGCTCGAAGGCATCGTCTTCAATCACAAGGCCCATGTGGACGACCTGCGGAGCGTCATGCCGATCACGGAGGCGCGGATTTCGGGCGGCGGCGCGCGGAACCCTGCGCTGTCGCAGATGTTTGCCGACGCGCTCGATCTGCCGGTGCATGTGACCTCGGCGGATGAGGCCGCAGCCTGGGGTGCTGCACTGACGGCAGGGGCGGCTATCGGCGTCTATGACAGCCCGCAGGCCGGCGCACGCCAGACCACGACGATCCTGCGCAGCCACACGCCGGACGCTGAGCGAAGGGCGGCCCTTTCGGCACGTTACACCCTTTACCGCGAGATGGCGGAAGCGATGCAGCCGCACTGGCGGGCCATCGAACGGCTGGCGGAAGGCTCGCGGAAGGCGATTGCGACATGA
- a CDS encoding sensor domain-containing diguanylate cyclase yields MEDDVAQTFELAPVAMWIEDFSGVHALFETWRGEGVENISAFLAEDPARVAACSSRIKVLKVNKRTLDLFEARDLDHLVENLGLVFRDDMLTSHISELSQLFDGKSAFSSNAINYTLGGRRLDIQLRGNVLPGHEGTLARVLLTTEDVTARETAARAERESRQYAEGIFEHSPVSLWVEDFSRIKILLDDVRRRGIVDFRVFTDVHPEFVTQCMSEIRVIDVNQATLDLFVAPDRRTLLHRLAEIFRGNMQQHFREQLIELWNGNLFHHREVVNYALDGSERFVLLQFSVLPGHEDDWSLVQVALTDITARKKAEAYLEYLGKHDVLTKLHNRAFYMEELNRIERKSLRPVSVVILDLNGLKEANDQRGHDAGDALLRRLGEVLNEAVSGPNHAARIGGDEFALLMPGADEMAVAAMIESIDDLLKINNQFYPTGTLSVSMGRATSLAAESMESLVKRADIDMYKQKQAYYSRAAANRRR; encoded by the coding sequence ATGGAAGACGATGTAGCCCAAACGTTCGAACTGGCGCCGGTCGCCATGTGGATCGAGGATTTCAGCGGCGTCCACGCCTTGTTCGAGACATGGCGTGGGGAGGGCGTCGAGAATATCTCCGCCTTCCTTGCCGAAGATCCCGCGCGTGTCGCAGCCTGCTCGAGCCGCATCAAGGTGCTCAAGGTCAACAAGCGGACGCTGGACCTGTTCGAGGCGCGCGACCTCGATCATCTGGTCGAAAACCTCGGTCTCGTCTTCCGAGACGACATGCTGACCAGCCATATCAGCGAACTCTCGCAGCTGTTCGACGGCAAATCCGCCTTCTCCAGCAATGCCATCAATTACACATTGGGCGGCCGCAGGCTCGACATCCAGCTGAGAGGTAATGTGCTTCCGGGCCACGAAGGAACGCTGGCTCGGGTCCTTCTGACCACGGAGGACGTGACGGCGCGCGAAACCGCGGCGCGCGCGGAGCGGGAAAGTCGCCAATATGCGGAAGGGATCTTCGAACACTCCCCGGTCTCGCTCTGGGTGGAAGATTTCAGCCGGATCAAAATCTTGCTGGACGACGTGCGCCGGCGCGGCATCGTGGACTTCCGCGTGTTCACCGACGTGCATCCCGAGTTCGTAACGCAGTGCATGAGCGAGATCCGGGTGATCGACGTCAATCAGGCGACGCTCGATCTTTTCGTTGCGCCCGACCGCCGGACGCTGCTCCATCGGCTCGCCGAGATCTTCCGTGGCAACATGCAGCAGCATTTTCGCGAGCAACTGATCGAGCTCTGGAACGGCAACCTGTTTCACCATCGCGAAGTCGTCAACTATGCGCTCGATGGGTCCGAGCGATTCGTGCTGCTGCAGTTTTCCGTGCTGCCGGGGCACGAGGACGACTGGTCGCTGGTGCAGGTCGCCCTGACCGACATTACCGCCCGCAAGAAGGCAGAAGCCTATCTTGAATATCTCGGCAAGCACGACGTCCTGACGAAACTGCACAACCGTGCCTTCTACATGGAGGAGCTGAACCGGATCGAGCGGAAGTCGCTACGCCCGGTGTCCGTCGTCATTCTCGATCTCAACGGTCTGAAGGAGGCGAACGATCAGCGCGGCCACGACGCAGGCGATGCGCTGCTGCGGCGTCTGGGCGAGGTGTTGAACGAGGCGGTAAGCGGTCCCAATCACGCCGCGCGCATCGGCGGCGACGAGTTCGCCTTGCTCATGCCCGGTGCCGACGAGATGGCGGTGGCCGCGATGATCGAGAGCATCGACGATCTTCTGAAGATCAACAACCAGTTCTATCCCACGGGCACGCTCAGCGTCTCCATGGGCCGCGCAACCAGCTTGGCTGCGGAAAGCATGGAATCCCTGGTCAAGCGTGCCGATATCGACATGTACAAGCAGAAGCAGGCCTATTACAGCCGCGCTGCGGCCAATCGGAGGCGCTGA
- a CDS encoding glycosyltransferase family 2 protein, translating into MRLLDYPSLPGMATRRARAVSENTPLPAFSVDLLREGRLLLKLGIGKPTIARMMLRAQENGTSAEEELLASGEIVDTLYFEALADLLGLPFMAEIDADQVHDAETLDAQLVLPDMLRLYHSSRPAITVIVPKLSQIRDLALTLDRRPALVGILAVSTPRAVRMAAWTAGRERRVRDTVSLLFEAAPLHSARIVFWGKQGFYAGLGLSIFVFSAFLAPLVWLLVTHLLLTSLYFCQLFLRARALLHVKKAVTKLPSGEGLEAQQTGPLPVYSIFVALYRETEVVAQLVGALDRLDWPRSRLDIKLICEADDGETLAALEALSLSSEYEIVRVPAAAPRTKPKALSYALPGARGAFLTIYDAEDRPHPGQLREAHAVFLAADPHVACLQSPLVVTNAKAGWLSAMFALEYAALFRGLLPFLSSVGLPLPLGGTSNHFRVDVLKAVGGWDPFNTTEDADLGMRLHRLGYRSQMILRPTLEDAPTDTAAWFAQRTRWYKGWLQTWLVMMRDPERLRRQMGWKAFAAAQILVAGMILSALSHPLTLAFLFYLGWTLLAGDLSSGDTILASCLMLLDILNIIGSYAIVIQLGRKSMSADEWRAVGGRWRAVPAYWLMISAAAWAAIIELYRKPFVWNKTPHLPTVP; encoded by the coding sequence ATGCGTCTCCTAGACTATCCGTCGCTGCCGGGAATGGCTACTCGAAGAGCGCGTGCCGTTTCGGAAAACACGCCTCTACCCGCTTTTTCGGTCGATCTGTTGCGCGAAGGACGCCTGCTTCTCAAGCTCGGGATCGGTAAGCCGACGATCGCCCGGATGATGCTGCGGGCACAGGAGAACGGGACATCAGCCGAGGAAGAGCTTCTGGCCTCCGGCGAGATCGTCGATACGCTGTACTTCGAGGCGCTGGCGGATCTGCTGGGGCTACCCTTCATGGCGGAGATCGATGCGGATCAGGTTCATGATGCCGAGACGCTGGATGCGCAGCTTGTCTTGCCGGACATGCTGCGCCTCTACCATTCCAGCCGTCCGGCGATCACCGTCATCGTGCCAAAACTCAGCCAGATCCGCGACCTCGCACTGACGCTCGATCGACGACCGGCGCTGGTCGGGATCCTGGCCGTCTCAACGCCGCGTGCGGTGCGGATGGCTGCCTGGACGGCGGGCCGGGAGCGGCGCGTCCGCGACACGGTCAGCCTTCTCTTCGAGGCAGCGCCGCTGCACAGTGCCCGCATCGTCTTCTGGGGCAAGCAGGGATTCTATGCCGGGCTCGGGCTTTCGATTTTCGTTTTCTCCGCCTTTCTCGCGCCTCTCGTCTGGCTTCTGGTCACGCATCTTCTGTTGACCAGCCTCTATTTCTGCCAGCTTTTCCTGCGTGCGCGGGCTCTCCTCCATGTGAAGAAAGCCGTGACGAAGCTGCCATCCGGCGAGGGGCTTGAGGCGCAGCAGACCGGGCCTCTTCCGGTCTACTCGATCTTCGTCGCCCTCTACCGCGAAACGGAGGTCGTGGCGCAACTGGTCGGAGCCCTCGACCGTCTCGACTGGCCCCGGTCGCGCCTCGACATCAAGCTGATCTGCGAGGCAGACGATGGCGAAACGCTCGCGGCGCTGGAAGCCCTGTCGCTATCCTCCGAATACGAGATCGTGCGTGTTCCCGCAGCTGCGCCGCGCACGAAGCCGAAAGCGCTGAGCTATGCCCTGCCCGGTGCGCGCGGCGCATTTCTCACCATCTACGACGCGGAGGACCGGCCGCACCCGGGGCAGTTGCGGGAGGCTCATGCCGTTTTTCTTGCCGCGGATCCACACGTTGCGTGCCTTCAGTCGCCTTTGGTCGTCACGAATGCCAAAGCGGGCTGGCTCAGCGCGATGTTCGCGCTCGAATATGCCGCGCTGTTTCGCGGGCTCCTGCCCTTCTTGTCCTCTGTCGGCCTGCCACTTCCGCTTGGCGGCACCTCGAACCATTTTCGTGTGGATGTTCTGAAGGCCGTCGGGGGCTGGGACCCCTTCAATACGACGGAGGACGCGGATCTCGGCATGCGGCTCCATCGGCTAGGCTACCGATCGCAGATGATCCTCCGCCCGACGCTCGAGGACGCACCGACGGACACGGCAGCCTGGTTCGCGCAGCGGACGCGGTGGTACAAGGGCTGGCTGCAGACATGGCTCGTGATGATGCGCGACCCCGAACGTCTCCGTCGACAGATGGGATGGAAAGCGTTCGCAGCCGCGCAGATCCTCGTGGCCGGCATGATCCTGTCCGCGCTCAGCCATCCGCTGACCCTTGCCTTCCTGTTCTATCTCGGCTGGACGCTGCTGGCGGGCGACCTTTCGAGCGGAGACACGATCCTTGCCTCCTGCCTGATGCTTCTCGACATCCTCAACATCATCGGCAGCTACGCCATCGTGATCCAACTCGGGCGCAAGTCGATGAGCGCGGACGAATGGCGGGCGGTGGGCGGGCGATGGCGGGCCGTACCGGCCTACTGGCTGATGATTTCCGCCGCGGCCTGGGCCGCCATCATCGAGCTCTATCGCAAGCCCTTCGTCTGGAATAAGACGCCGCATCTGCCGACGGTGCCATAG
- a CDS encoding transporter substrate-binding domain-containing protein, producing the protein MRELPLSFDARERIAKPDLSGLARLRFLTTVDFPPFNFIDQSQKLSGFHIDLAREICRVLEIEAKCQIQAVTFEELQPALEEGQGEAVLAGVDMTGELRQRFAFTRPFLRLPARFAARTSPSAAGKVELSAILAKPVGVVAGTTHEAMFKAFFPAATAQAFPDRAAMLQALKAGTVNAVFSDGMQLSFWAASADAAACCTLVGGAYVSEHFLGEGLAIMNRKGDPALTQALDHALLELARSGRLNEIYLRYFPTGIY; encoded by the coding sequence ATGCGCGAGCTGCCTTTGTCCTTCGACGCCCGCGAGCGGATTGCAAAGCCGGATCTCAGCGGGCTTGCACGCTTGCGGTTCCTGACCACCGTCGATTTCCCGCCGTTCAACTTTATCGATCAATCGCAGAAGCTGTCCGGTTTCCACATCGATCTCGCCCGCGAGATCTGCCGGGTTTTGGAGATTGAGGCGAAGTGCCAGATTCAGGCCGTGACCTTCGAGGAACTGCAGCCGGCACTGGAGGAGGGGCAGGGCGAGGCTGTTCTTGCGGGCGTTGACATGACGGGCGAACTTCGCCAGCGCTTCGCCTTCACGCGGCCCTTCCTGCGTCTCCCCGCCCGCTTTGCCGCCCGGACATCACCCAGCGCGGCAGGCAAAGTCGAACTGTCGGCAATTCTCGCAAAGCCGGTCGGGGTCGTCGCGGGCACGACGCATGAGGCCATGTTCAAGGCGTTCTTTCCGGCAGCCACTGCGCAGGCCTTTCCCGATCGGGCGGCCATGCTGCAGGCACTGAAGGCGGGCACGGTGAATGCGGTCTTCTCGGACGGCATGCAGCTGTCCTTCTGGGCAGCTTCTGCCGATGCGGCAGCTTGCTGCACGCTCGTCGGAGGCGCTTACGTCTCCGAGCACTTCCTCGGCGAAGGCCTGGCGATCATGAACCGGAAGGGCGATCCGGCCCTGACGCAGGCGCTGGATCACGCGCTTCTGGAGCTAGCCCGCAGCGGCCGCCTCAACGAAATCTACCTGCGGTATTTCCCGACCGGTATCTACTGA
- a CDS encoding tellurite resistance TerB family protein: protein MSQTLTHQEALIHVMVMMSAVDSAMSDEELERIGKLSRILPVFDDFEADDLVPVAQRCATLLSAPEGLDILLELVREALPPRLFETAYALAVDIAAVDLTVRTEELRLLALLRDRLGLDKLVCAAIERGAQARMRF, encoded by the coding sequence ATGTCCCAAACTTTGACCCACCAGGAAGCCCTGATCCACGTCATGGTCATGATGTCCGCGGTGGACAGCGCCATGAGCGACGAGGAGCTGGAGCGAATCGGCAAGCTCTCCCGCATCCTGCCCGTCTTCGACGACTTCGAGGCAGACGACCTTGTACCGGTGGCACAGCGCTGCGCGACCCTGCTGTCGGCACCCGAGGGGCTGGATATTCTGCTGGAACTGGTGCGGGAAGCCCTGCCGCCGCGGCTGTTCGAGACGGCCTATGCGCTGGCCGTCGATATCGCGGCGGTCGATCTCACTGTCCGCACCGAAGAGCTGCGGCTCCTCGCGTTGCTGCGCGATCGTCTCGGCCTCGACAAGCTCGTCTGCGCCGCCATCGAGCGCGGCGCGCAGGCCCGCATGCGGTTCTAG